One window of the Candidatus Methanoperedens sp. genome contains the following:
- a CDS encoding phosphoribosylformylglycinamidine synthase, whose protein sequence is LQLDEDSPVTAVQIGDPITQKKMLDFLLEARDKGLYGSITDDGAGGLSSSVGEMAQLCGGCLIELDKCPLKYPGLDPWEILVSESQERMTLAVSPEKIDEFLALAKTRDVEATVIGTFTDSGKFHVKYGDRNVAYLDMEFLHNGLPAMKLNARWIQRNFEEPVLGIVDLTAVLKNLLSRLNICSKEYVIRQYDHEVQAGSVIKPLTGDGPSDAAVIRPLLDSMEGVVVANGICPRYGDIDTYHMTACAIDEAVRNHIAVG, encoded by the coding sequence CTGCAACTTGATGAGGATTCACCTGTTACCGCTGTACAGATCGGAGATCCTATAACCCAGAAGAAGATGCTTGATTTCCTGCTTGAGGCTCGCGATAAGGGATTATATGGATCAATAACAGACGATGGCGCAGGCGGCCTTTCATCATCGGTGGGTGAGATGGCGCAGCTTTGCGGAGGATGCCTGATTGAACTTGATAAATGCCCCCTGAAATATCCCGGCCTTGACCCATGGGAGATTCTTGTTTCCGAGTCGCAGGAGAGGATGACGCTTGCTGTTTCTCCTGAGAAGATTGATGAATTCCTCGCTCTTGCTAAAACAAGAGACGTTGAGGCCACTGTTATCGGAACATTTACAGATTCGGGCAAATTCCATGTAAAATACGGGGATAGGAATGTGGCTTATCTGGATATGGAGTTTTTGCATAATGGTCTTCCAGCCATGAAACTGAACGCGCGCTGGATACAGCGCAATTTTGAAGAGCCTGTGCTCGGTATTGTAGATCTGACCGCGGTCCTGAAAAACCTTCTTTCGCGCCTCAATATATGTTCAAAAGAATATGTCATCAGACAGTACGACCATGAAGTTCAGGCAGGATCAGTCATCAAACCATTAACTGGAGACGGACCGAGTGATGCAGCGGTTATCCGCCCGCTGCTTGATAGCATGGAAGGAGTTGTTGTTGCAAATGGCATCTGTCCGAGATACGGTGATATCGATACGTACCATATGACGGCCTGCGCCATCGATGAGGCAGTACGAAATCACATTGCAGTAGGC